One segment of Anastrepha obliqua isolate idAnaObli1 chromosome 3, idAnaObli1_1.0, whole genome shotgun sequence DNA contains the following:
- the LOC129240252 gene encoding threonine aspartase 1 produces the protein MAGFVAVHTGAGNCIDETKYQRVIKEACVRATDILKNGGTAMDACEAAIMRLENCGNTNAGFGSNLCWDGRVQCDASIMDGSNLHFGACTNVSTVRNPIRLARLLCDGQSTMLSMERIPPMIMAGSGAERYAEELGCTMIDASAMISSKAKFSYNHYKSKVAVATSATEGHTSTSNGVSLSPVVTAQTSALDTVGAVCVDSSGNTAAGCSSGGLLLKVPGRVGQAATYGAGCWATNTNELSVATCTTGNGEYLMKTLLAKEICGDLLTTDCAVTSLHKIFKCKFLESPFLPADQELYAGALSLIYYPQCNTGEVLWSHTTKSFCVGYMSTQQKAPKFIYSPLPTYSMPGKSCVVNGHNFHLRV, from the exons ATGGCTGGGTTTGTAGCAGTTCATACTG GAGCTGGAAATTGCATAGATGAAACCAAATATCAGCGTGTCATAAAGGAAGCATGCGTACGCGCAACGGATATACTAAAGAATGGTGGTACCGCGATGGATGCGTGTGAAGCGGCAATAATGCGTCTTGAAAACTGCGGCAATACGAATGCCGGATTTGGTTCTAACCTTTGTTGGGATGGTCGTGTTCAATGCGATGCATCTATAATGGATGGTTCAAATTTACATTTTGGCGCCTGCACAAACGTGAGTACTGTACGAAATCCCATACGTCTGGCTCGTTTACTATGCGATGGACAGTCTACTATGCTGTCAATGGAGCGTATACCGCCAATGATAATGGCGGGCAGTGGTGCTGAAAGATATGCCGAAGAACTAGGCTGTACAATGATAGATGCCAGCGCCATGATTTCTTCCAAAGCAAAGTTTTCCTATAATCATTATAAATCCAAAGTAGCGGTAGCGACATCTGCAACAGAAGGACATACTAGCACAAGCAATGGTGTATCTCTATCACCAGTTGTCACGGCTCAAACCAGTGCTCTTGACACGGTGGGAGCAGTATGTGTAGATAGTAGCGGTAATACAGCTGCTGGTTGTAGCTCCGGTGGACTATTGCTGAAAGTGCCTGGGCGCGTCGGACAAGCTGCCACATATGGAGCTGGTTGCTGGGCTACCAACACCAATGAGTTGTCCGTGGCCACTTGCACAACCGGAAATGGtgaatatttaatgaaaactttgttggcaaaagagatttGTGGAGATTTACTGACAACCGATTGTGCCGTAACGAGCTTGCATAAAATCttcaaatgtaaatttttggaatcaCCGTTCCTACCTGCCGATCAAGAACTGTATGCGGGAGCACTCTCGCTCATCTATTATCCACAATGTAATACCGGTGAAGTGTTATGGAGTCATACAACGAAATCTTTCTGTGTAGGCTACATGTCCACACAACAGAAAGCGCCGAAG ttTATATATTCACCACTGCCAACGTACAGTATGCCAGGCAAATCGTGTGTGGTCAACGGGCATAATTTCCATTTACGTGTCTAG
- the LOC129240129 gene encoding protein PDF translates to MAKLLCLVLTLVLSSIFISSKAMPTPDEERYLDKEYNRELLNWLNLVQYPQPYAVPCKYYPIDSLTGPVPKRNSELINSLLSLPKSMNEAGK, encoded by the exons ATGGCCAAACTATTGTGTCTTGTTTTAACTTTGGTCCTTAGCTCAATATTCATTTCATCTAAAGCAATGCCGACTCCAGATGAGGAGCGTTATTTGGATAAAGAA TACAATCGTGAACTTTTGAACTGGCTTAACTTAGTACAATACCCTCAGCCATATGCAGTGCCATGCAAATACTACCCGATCGACAGTTTGACTGGCCCAGTACCAAAAAGAAATTCAGAATTGATAAATTCACTTCTCAGTCTACCAAAGAGTATGAACGAAGCGGGAAAGTAA